A segment of the Rhodopirellula bahusiensis genome:
CCGTCGTGGGGCCGAAGGAAGCCGAGTCGGGCCAGGTCGCGCTGCGTGACCGAATCGAAGGCGACCTCGGATCGATGCCCATCAAGGAAGCGATCGCGCGTCTGCAGAAAGAAGTCGAGACGCGTCAGGTCCGCCAGGCAGTTAAAGGCAGCACCGTGTCGATCGCCGAATCCGGCGGCGCCGCGACCGATTATTAATCGACTGCTGCCGATCGGCTTGTTGAGCTGTCACTGATCTAGTCACCTAGTATATCGCTATCCTCCGACTGCGGAGGTCGTGCAGTTTTGAAGTGCCGTGCTCGCAAGGTTGAAATCACCCTCCTGAACGCAGTTGGGGAGGGTCGGAATGCGAGCGTTCAGCGAGAATTCCGGGGAGGGTAGTGCGCGCCGTTTCCTATGCTCGGCCCTCACCCTCGCTTACGCCTGAACGGCGTCGCTCGACCTCTCCCCAAACTTCGTTTCGGGAGAGGTGCGGTGCGCGAAAGCAGCATAAATATCTGCATCAACAAACTGCACAACCTCCGACTGCGTCGGGGGAGAGTTGACTGATTGATCGAAGCGAAAGCTCTAGCGGCGGGGCTCAAGCAGATGCGATGGCTTGCCAGAGCGAGGCGGACGCTTGGATACCGCGGTGGAAATCTTCCAGCGAGAACTTTTCGTTGGGGCTGTGAGCGGCGTCGTCGTTTTGGCCCCAGCCGAGAAGCAAGCAATCGCAATCCAGGACTTCTTGGAATCGTGCCAGGATCGGAATCGAGCCGCCTTCGCGAATCATCACGGGGGCAGTTCCAAAGGCTTGCTCGATCGCGACGCTGGCGGCTTTCGCGTAGCGGCTGTTGGCATCCGCCAGCATCGCACCGGCACCGTGATCGGGTTTCAGCGTCCAGCGAATGCCCGGTGGGCAATGACGCTCGAGGTGAGATTCGATCAGTCCGGTCAGACGTTTCGGGTTTTGGTTGGGCACCAATCGGAAGCTGAACTTCGCGGACGCTTTGGCTGGTAGAACCGTTTTGACGCCTTCGCCTTGATGTCCCGAGGTCAAACCGTTGATATCGAGCGACGGACGTGCCCAGCGTCGTTCGTCGGTTGTGTAGCCCGCTTCGCCGTGCAGTTCGGAAGCACCGACGCTGCTCGCGAATTCCTCGTCGTCGGCACCGAGTTGTTTCCAGGCTTCGCGTTCGATGTCAGGAATCGGGGCGACGTCATCGTACAGACCGTCGATCGCGATTTTTCCGTCCGCGTCTTTCATGCTTGCCAGCAACTGGCACAGAGCCATGGCGGGATTGGCGACCGCGCCGCCGAAGCTGCCGCTGTGCAGGTCGTGACTCGGTCCGTCGACGAACAATTCGTACGTCGCAATGCCTCGCAAGCCGCACGTGACCGCGGGGCGGCCTGGTGCGTACTGGCTGCTGTCGCTGACCACGACGACGTCGCAGGCCAGTTTTTCGGCGAGCTCGGGCAACCAATCGTCCAGGTTTTGGCTGCCGACTTCTTCTTCGCCTTCGATCAGGAATTTGATTTGCAGCGGCAATGGTTGGCCGCTGGCGAGCCAGTCGCAAATGCTGTGGATGTGCGTCAGGACTTGGCCTTTGTCGTCCGTCGCACCACGGGCGAAAACCTTGCCGTCGCGGACAACGGGTTCGAACGGCGGACTGGTCCACAGTTCCAGTGGCTCGGGCGGCTGGACGTCATAGTGTCCATAGACCAGGGCCACGGGGGCACCTGGGACCGGCGGGGTCGAGGCGACTAGCAGCGGGAATCCGTTGGTGGCAATGGACTCGGTTTGCAGGCCGGCGGCATTCATTTTATCGAGCAACCAATTGGCCGCCTGGTGAACGTCATCGCGGCGGGAGGAATCGCTGCTGATGCTTGGGATTTTCAGCCACTCGATCAATTCGGCTTCGTGACGCTGTTTTCCGTCGTCCAAACGCGACTGAACTTCGGCGGGCAATTGGGAGGCGGAGGAGGAAGATTGTTCGGATTGGGACATCAAATTGCATTGCGAAAGAGAATCGAGCAGCGTGCCGTCGAATGCGGAAAAATCCGTATTTGAGGACTAACAGGTCCATCTGGACGTCTTTACAATAGCACTTCACAAACCAAAACAGGACCACCAAGCGGCAGGATGAGACGCCGCTGTTGCCCCAAATTTCACCAGGAGTTGTTGGAAGCATGTCCGATCATTCCGCCGCCGTTGCCGAGCCCGATGTGGTCACGGAAGAAGAACAACGCAGCGATCGTAAACCGAAACGACAACCGCCCTACCACGTCATTTTGTGGGACGACACCGACCACAGCTATGACTACGTGATTTCGATGATGAAGCGTTTGTTCCGCATGCCCATCGAGAAGGGCTATCAGGTCGCGAAAGAGGTCGACAAAAGCGGCCGCGCGATTTGCATGACCACCACGTTGGAATTGGCGGAACTGAAACGCGACCAAATTCACGCGTTCGGCAAAGACGAACGTTTGGATCGTTGCAAAGGCAGCATGTCCGCCACCATTGAACCTGCTCGCGGCTAAGCGGGCCCGAGGCTGAACGAGCATTCTTTTCTGATGACGGCGAAACTTCGAACCCGCACGCTGGGCTGCAAAGTCAACCAGTACGAAACCGAACTGGTTCGGCAGGGCCTGCAAACAATCGGGTACGAAGACGCCAGCGATGGTGAATCGGCTGACCTGTGCATCGTCAACACGTGCACGGTCACCGAAACCGGTGACGCGAAAAGTCGGCAAGTCGTCCGACGTCTGAATCGCGAAAATCCTGATGCCCGGATCGTGGTGATGGGCTGTTACGCCACGC
Coding sequences within it:
- a CDS encoding ATP-dependent Clp protease adaptor ClpS, with the protein product MSDHSAAVAEPDVVTEEEQRSDRKPKRQPPYHVILWDDTDHSYDYVISMMKRLFRMPIEKGYQVAKEVDKSGRAICMTTTLELAELKRDQIHAFGKDERLDRCKGSMSATIEPARG
- a CDS encoding dipeptidase: MSQSEQSSSSASQLPAEVQSRLDDGKQRHEAELIEWLKIPSISSDSSRRDDVHQAANWLLDKMNAAGLQTESIATNGFPLLVASTPPVPGAPVALVYGHYDVQPPEPLELWTSPPFEPVVRDGKVFARGATDDKGQVLTHIHSICDWLASGQPLPLQIKFLIEGEEEVGSQNLDDWLPELAEKLACDVVVVSDSSQYAPGRPAVTCGLRGIATYELFVDGPSHDLHSGSFGGAVANPAMALCQLLASMKDADGKIAIDGLYDDVAPIPDIEREAWKQLGADDEEFASSVGASELHGEAGYTTDERRWARPSLDINGLTSGHQGEGVKTVLPAKASAKFSFRLVPNQNPKRLTGLIESHLERHCPPGIRWTLKPDHGAGAMLADANSRYAKAASVAIEQAFGTAPVMIREGGSIPILARFQEVLDCDCLLLGWGQNDDAAHSPNEKFSLEDFHRGIQASASLWQAIASA